CGTCACGATTACGCAAACGGACATAGCATCGCTCAGCGTTAATTAGCAGATAATAACGGAGCACGGGAATATCTCGGTAATGAAACCACTTTTCGCGCTCGTCGATATTGACGGTGGAAGGAGACAGTACCTCAGCGAGAAGACAAGGGGCAACCCGATAAAGCGGGTGATCGTCATCTTCTCGGAGGTCTGGACAAGTCAGCATGACATCCGGGTAATAGTAGGCGCGCTGGATATCGATACGCACCTTCATATCGGCCATGAAGACTTCACAAGAGGTATTACGAGTGGCTGCGTCCAGTTTGACGGTGAGGTTGATGGAAATGCGATTACGTCGAGCACCGACCCCGGCCATGGCGTAGACCTCGCCAGCGACGAATTCATGCTTGCTTTGGGCGTTCTCTTCGCTAACAAGGTAATCTGCCTCCGTGAGATAGAGCCTCTTTAGTGCGTTACCCACGTAAGTTTTCCCATTCGCTTCACTAGGTTTGCTGCGCCGCCATCATCTCCGTAAATTGATCGAACAGCATTCCCACATCGTGAGGGCCAGGACTGGCCTCGGGGTGCCCCTGGAAACTAAAGGCAGGCGTATCTACACGCCGAATACCTTGCAGACTACCATCGAAGAGCGAGCGATGGGTTGCCTCTAAGCTCGTCGGCAGTGTTGTCTCGTCCACCGCGAAACCATGGTTCTGACTGGTGATCATTACCTGTCCAGTATAAAGGTCTTGTACCGGATGGTTGGCGCCGTGGTGGCCGAACTTCATCTTGACGGTGCGTGCCCCACTCGCCAGTCCTAGGAGTTGATGACCTAGACAGATGCCGAAGAGAGGGATGCGATGCGTGGCAATCTCGCGGATGGCGTCGA
This DNA window, taken from Gammaproteobacteria bacterium, encodes the following:
- a CDS encoding conserved hypothetical protein (Evidence 4 : Unknown function but conserved in other organisms), coding for MGNALKRLYLTEADYLVSEENAQSKHEFVAGEVYAMAGVGARRNRISINLTVKLDAATRNTSCEVFMADMKVRIDIQRAYYYPDVMLTCPDLREDDDHPLYRVAPCLLAEVLSPSTVNIDEREKWFHYRDIPVLRYYLLINAERCYVRLRNRDGTDWLEQTLGENDIVLLECGTAKISLGLDELYQRTGI